The following nucleotide sequence is from Pygocentrus nattereri isolate fPygNat1 chromosome 25, fPygNat1.pri, whole genome shotgun sequence.
TCCACTGTGCCATTCCCTGGAGCAGGAGACAACGAGATGTTCACCCCATAGGGGTTGAAGTGACCCATTATGTTCTCGTTGGAACAAGCCTCTGCCCCAGTCTTTAGTGGGAGTAGATGGACATGGTATCCAGCAGCTCGGGCCTCCAGCCCAGTCAGAGAGATGTTGAGGTTGGTTGCACCCTGGGGAGAGGACTGGAAGAAGTAGATTTGTCCTCTGGAGGACCCAAGACCTTGCCAGGGTCCAGACTGAGCTGACGGAAAGCGAAGgaaggtgaggtttgcacaggcAATGCGATGGCCTGCCTCATCAGATCCATGGATCACCACAGACCTGCCGATCATGGTGTCTATTCCAGACAGCCAGGATGTAGTGTCTGTGAAAAAATACTTGCTGGCTAGCTGGCCTGTACCTGGGCCCAAATTTAACAGGCTGTGTTTCCTGGACAGGTCTCCAACTTCACAAGCAAAAGGACACTCCGGTTTGCAGTTTACTTTGTAGCTACTCAAACTGGTGTTGATGTTGTAGGGATTCCAGTGGCCCCCAGTGGACCAACAGCGACCCTCatcgctgtctgtctctgtgctgATGGGGTCACTGTGGATGTGCCAGTGGTGTTTCTGAGTTGCAGGTGTGGATGGTTGTCCATAAGACAAGTCCAGGAACACAGAGACATCTGAATAAGTATTTCCATACAGCTGGGTGAACAGGATGGATCCCACCACAGGGCTCTGGAAGACAGCCCTGGCTGTGATCACTTCTCCAGGATAGCCAATGCTTGCACAGGCAAATCTTGTTCCATCTGGCTGGTGGAGAACCACGGAGCGTCCCACGATGCTGTTCCGTCCAAACAAGGGCAAGTTCCAGTCAATGAAGTTGGCCTGGAAGTCACTGGTATTTGATAAAGACCCATGCCTGGAGCTAAGGTCTCCCACCTCATAGCGGTCATGGGTGGAGCCACGAGGAGGAGGGTAAACAGAAGCCTGAGTGTTCACTTCAAAGGGGTTCCAGTGACCCCCAAGGTTGTCGTTACTACAGGTGCTCTCTGGGGGTGACCTCAACTGTGGCATGGGAAACAAGTGAATATGGTATGGCCCAACCCTTCCATTGAGGTTGGTCAGGTTCACTGTGAGAGTGGTGAGGTCAAAAGGAGATGGCTGGCAAAATGTgaattgacctttgaccccccTCATGTTTATGGAAGCACTGACCACCTTCGTCTCTAAAATGCTGAGCTTACCACATGAGTATCCTGACCTGAAGTTGACAAGAGCAAAACGAAATCCAGTATCAAGTGTGGGGATCTCTAAGCGGGATTTGACAGGTTTGAGGGGGGAGCCAACCTTTACTTGGCCcaggtttttcaaaatgtttggaTCTAAACTGCCCAACAATTTTGCACAGCTAGTTGCAGAACTTTGGGACAGGAAAACAGTAACATTAGTTACAGGGGAGTCAGTCTGATCAACGAAGACCAGGTCTGCAAGAAGCGTAGCACCTGGTTCCCCTGATACCTGGCGGAGGTAGATGTTCCCAGCCACCTGTCTGAAGAACCGTGTCTGCCAAGTGGTGACTGTTGACCTTGCTAGGATGGCAGCACAAGCCTTTGTGCCATTACACGTCTCTACCACTAGAGACATTGCTTCCAGGCTAGACCTCTGCTCAAAGATACTGGAGATGTTCACCACAGAATCAGGCGAATCCACAGTGAATGTGAACACACGTTCTCCTATGTGGGCTTCCTCGCAAGGTTGGGCCATGTGGCTGTACATTACAGGAAACTCAGTGACGGAGAGGTTGAAGGACCCACATATTGCGGTGTCGGTACCAGTAAGGTTAACATTAGCTATCTGCTTCATGGAGTCAAACCTGACAGAACCTGTAACTCCTGCCATGTTGAAATTGGCCTGATACTGTCCGTAGGTAGAAGAACCTGGAAATAAAGAATCATAATAAGAATCAAGTGGTGCAAGGAAAATATTCATGAAGACTgacagttttttatttttcaatgctTTACATACAGAACTGTCATTTCCACATGAAGACAAGTTGGCTAAATTTAAAATTCTGTGATTGCCACAGCTATGTTTACTTAAGTGGGATACGGTACACATAAAAATCTGTATGCTTTAGTGGGAGCGCCCTGGTACTGTGGTTATTGTGGTTTTTCGTAAGGTTGTGTTGATGCCAAACTAAAAACTGGAATGTCAATTGCAGTGAAACTCCTCTAAGCTCCTAACAAAGCAGGTAATCACAGCGTTTCTTTATCCTAAAGAGGCGTGTCGAAACCAACCCATTCTACTCCTACCTCcctaaatacactgaaaaaatagtGTACTGAAAGCAGCAGAGAACGGTTCTGGTTAACACAGgggttgtttttttcatttctggGTCAGCAGTAAGAACTCTCAAAAAAGGTAACATGAAAATATAACCGCCCTCTTTACCAGCATTAACCTATTTTGTCAAGAGCTCTGAATCTTGCTATCTTTTCtatttaaaatgtcaaaaagttGAATTTCCTGGAATTATTTTCTGAGAATTAAATTTTCTTTTTGGgggtttattttttaaatttgctaCTAGTTTCGTGATCCTTCTTGACCTGAATCAGGTTGGTTGGCACAGTATTGGTTTCTGTGTCAGTCTGGAGAACACAAAttgtaatataaatatgattGTCCCCTTGACCAACACAAAGCCATTTTGTCAAGAGATTTTGTCAAGACTTTTAATTTTTCTGTGTTCAAACAAAAATTTCTCCCTGGATTTCcattattatttaatgaaaatatattaatCTAATTTTAAATCATATCTTCATACATGATTGAAAGCCATTGTTAGTTAGCTAACGTGAATATAGTGAATATAGAGTTGTGCCGTAATGCGGGTAGGGTTGTTTGGCACATTAATCGGCACATGATTCAGAACTGTTCTCCTGTACTCGATTTAAaagtgtacatcatttccacgtGAACATACTACACCAACACAATTTTGCCTTTCAACATGCTTGTTTTGGCAGTAATTCTGCTCAAGGCTTTCCCCATAATTTAAGATTAacagacccttattagtcctacaGTAAGGAAATTGCACCTCTGCATTTttacccatccatgcagtgaaacacccacctacacactagtgaacacacacactagggggcagtgagcattcTTGCCCAGTGCagggggcagccctatccatgatGCCCACGGAGCAGCTGgtggttaggtgccttgcttaagggcacctcagtcacgtaacTTCCAGTCACAAgcctggttccctaacctccagcccacgtctGCCCATTTATTCATGTGGAGCCAACATGCACATTCAAataaagtaaattcaatgcactATTTATCACTGAATGTAAGTTTTAGATTAAAGTACATGATGAAACAAGCAGATGTTAAGCACTTAGGGTTGGACAGAACCTTGTCATGGGCTATATCTTCCTTTCAGTGAAAGATCTCCATACAAAATCctgtgtagtccaggactaggcttaatccttATCCAGGAAACTGGCCCGTAGATTACAAATATAAAGTGTACTTGACCGTTCCCAGTCACCTTCTACCTTTTTGCATCAACTAACTAAAGAACTTGGTTTGCTGTCAAGCTAAGAGCACTGAGCTTTAGATTCATAGTTCATGCAAAAGTTTCTATGAAGGTCTGGTGACTGAATAGCTTCCAGCTCAGGTTCACTCAGGCATTGTCCTTTACAGTATTCAGGACAAAACcaagagtgaaaataaaaaagagaagtcATGCACACCTCTGGAAGACAGTGGAGGCGACAAAGTGTAAAGAGAGAGTAGCTTGTCACTGAATACTTGGAGCTCTGGTAGCAGCACCTTTTTAACATCTGATACTAAACAACAATAGTGCACGTCTCATGTTTCATCGAAAGAGATTATTCAACTGGGGCCTGTCCCCACTCTGTCTTAAAAAGTGTTAAGGTCATAGTCCTTTAAAGGTAGAGTGAACAAAACTAGCAAAAGTCAATCATTCTAGAGACACTTAGTGCCATGTGAATTCATCTTTGGCCATTTGATCAGAAAGAGCTACTAAACATGCAGTTTTGGTTACAGTTACTGAATGTAGACCATCTGTTGTACAATTTGCCCCCATCATTTAGTAAAAAGGGACCTCCATTGGACCACAGCTGACTGGGTAACtttaaacctacaaagtgcacctgttcAGTGTTTCTGATAATATGACCAATAAGTATTAGTAATTCATGTGCTGTCTTTGAAACTTTGTGCGCCCCATCTACATTAGTAATTTCCATGAAAAAACTATAACAATTCCACTTTGGTGCAGTATCTTCACATTaggtggaggttctttaaaaagtttcttCTCACTTACAGACGTTTCTTTAgggaaacaaagcaaaaacGTGCCAACTAGGATTTCTTTATaggggtggtgataggaaccaggggtcatgatgccTACAACCCAAATACTGCCATTTGGTTTACTGTCCAAAActgccagtgaacctacacgtgccTTCAGAGTTTTTATACGGAAGGTCggtgatggtaaaatggttgTAAATCCAAAAGATACATTTTCTTTATGGACTATTTTCCCTAACAGCACCCTGCCTGCATGAACCAATGTAGCACTGTTAATGATTTTGAATAtaaattttaggccaaaattttctgtaaaattgtCATAAAACGTGTCAAAATGTGTCATTATAATGATTCATTATAATtgcatgtaataactttctgtgagggagcctcATAGAGGCATACAACTCTcctgatgtctggttcccatcaccaccactgtgaacaattcatactctctcttactctaaCTGTAGAATGAACTGCAATTCTCTAACCACAGTGCCGAATCAGAAGCCTATCCACTGGATGACCCATACAAATAATTGACTAGGCACTGTTAAACTGATCAAAGTTCACATTCCTTTTTGAGGAAAAGTGGACCAGCACAAGAGGATCAAGACTAAACTCAGAGTGCACTGAACACGTACAGTTACAGCATAAACCTGTCATCATCAGCGGCAAGCATTTTTTCGCCAAAGTCCACCACAAAACGAGCAGCTTGCTGAGGATCCAGCAGTCACATGGGAAGAGAAACACACTTCAGTGGcggaaaatgatccaaaaccTGCTGTTTCTCACAAAACAAGGCGTAATAGAAGTAAATAGGACTCACCCCACAGACTCAACAGGAGAAAAGCTGCTGAAAGGCACATGTTGgcagctgtgtgtgagtgtgtgtgtgtctgtgtatgtgtgtgtgtgtgtgtgtgagagggagggggagaactTGAGTGGTTTCAGAAGGGAAGCcccttgctgtgtgtgtgtgtgtgtgtgtgtgtgtgtgtgtgtgtgtgtgtgtgtgtgtgtatccttGAGTCTGTGTGATATAAATTGGTGTAATTGGTTCCTAAATTTGGTGCGGGAAGGCAGGTCTTAATGACCAACATCCTCATTTGCTAATGTTTActtcaccacacacactcacacgcaagGCATTCCAAGGTCCACCCTActgcactgacacacacacacgcacacacacacacacacactcagtctaCTCTCAATATTGAATATATGTCAGTATCTTGTCAGTGTATCCCaaaatatacactgtaaaaaatgaagtgAGCTCCACTTAAAACCATATTGTAACTGATTACACTGCTTTCCTTGCACTAACTCAGCTCCAACTGAGGGACCCACAGTTTACCCAGCCTACACATAATTTTCTCAACATCATAGACTCAACTGGGCCTGGATTAAAAGGAACAACCCCTGGAATGATCCCGAGGATGGGGAGCAGGCTGGTCAGGGAACCACTGATGAAAGTCAGCTATAAACTGTGGTGTCAAGGATATCTCCAGCCAGTACGCAACACTGCTCCTCTGGTCTGTATCCTTTCCAGTCCATGAGATCTTGAAGGGTCCCTCCGCGCCTCCTAGAGCCCTGCATTCTTTCTGTCACACAATCCCATCAGACATTAACCCTCGACAGACAGATcgatagacagaaagaaagatatGAATACAGATGTGTGCAATGACAGATTGATAGACAGACTGGCataaatacacagacacacaggcagacatatgtagacagacagacaaatagatagacagaaggaaagacagatGTGTACAGATTGGTAGATTGACATAAATAGATAGAAAGACACACGGGCGGACAGATATacggacagagagacagatttgTACaatgacagacagactgacagacagatagacacacaaacagatatagacagacagacagacagatgaatgATAGATTGATAGACAGATTGAtgtacatagatagacagatacacagGTAGATGGATAGTGTGATGAATCAGGCTGTTTTGGATGCGCACAGGTGCAAACTGTTaaacttttaatgaaaacagtaaaatccAAGTTACACAATTAATGTAGGCCAAGATCAATACCAAAAAACAGCAATAGAAAAACATGAGGCAAAGAGCAAAAACCAGAACAGTCCAAtagcaaacaagcaaaaaaacgTGCAAAATGTAAGTGCAAAAACACAGGCAATGGttaaaaacattgaaaagaCCAACCATAAAAGAATGCTTAGTACGCACAGGAACAAGATCACTGGGGCATTAATAGAGTCCTTTAAAACAAGCTTGTGAGCCAGATCCCTGTAACGGTTCATGATTGGCCGATGACTCTCACGAGTCCAGGTCAGCTGAGGAACGAGGACGCTCACAGCGACCATCACTCACACAACTGGAGGCCTAAACAGAAGAACAACTGGAACGACCACCGACTCAACCTGGGCCTGGAATCCAAGGGACAACCCCTGGGATGACCCCAAGGATAGGGAGCAGGCAGCTCAGGGAACTGCCTGTGAAAGTCAGCTGTAAGTGCAGGGTGAAGGACATCTCCAGCAGGTACTCAACACAGGTCTGTACCCTTTCCAGTCCACATGATATTGAACGCTCCCTCCACACCTACAGCTGTCCAACAGCTGTCAGAGCTCCGTCAACCTCAGTTGGTGGGGGTGGCATACCATTGGTTGAGGCCTCGTCCTTGGAACCTGAAACGACAGGTTTGAGGAATGTGAAACATAATACCGAGCAGGTAAGTCTAATTCGTAGGTAACATCAGTGATTTTATTTGAAATCTTATAAGGATAATAAACTTGTCAATTTTTTATGACCTTCAGCAAACCTGAAGTCTCTGGTCAATAACTGAATCTGGTCTCTAGGCCGGTAGGAAGGCGTTTCCCTCTTATGCTCATTCAATGTGTTGATGCATCTCTTGACAGACTTCTTCACTACGATGCATCTATTCATTTTCTGCCAGAACATTTGCGCAAGGGGCTCACAAAGGAGCAACTGGACAATTCCAAAATTCCGTTCAGCAGGGGTTAGCTTATGTGAAAAGAATGCGACTGGGTGTAACTTGAATTGTTATTGGTATGTGGATTGCCTAAGtgtccgcccgaagactgctgggataggctctagcatccccccgcgactctgacggagaagcggcttagaaaatggatggatggatggatggaagtgcTGGGAAAGAAGGGCCCCAAAACCAGTCTTGGAGGCATCCACCTCACCCACAAAGGCATCAGCCAGGTCAGGATGCTTCAAAACGGGGGCCGAGGTGAGGGTGCCGAAAGCTGCCTCTAGGCTCCAGGTAAGTTTTTAGGGGCCCCTGTTAACAGTGCAGTGAGGGGGGACAGTGATAGTGTATGAATTCTGTATGAATTTTTGATACGTTAACAAATCCAATAAACCTCTGAAATTCTTTGACTAAGGTAGGACACAGCCAGTTAACTACAGCCTCTACCTTTTGGTCATCCATAACGATACTATTGGAGCTGATAAGGTATCCCAGACACAATATTGTCTGCAAATGCAATCACATTTCTTTGCTTTAATGTATAACGTATAGCCTTTTCAACCTGAGTAATATGCGTATCAAAGGTAAGTGTCAGGTAAGTAAACTAAAATGTTGTCAATATAAGCAATCACATAATTCCCTATCATGTCCTTGAGAACATCGTTGATAAAGGACTTAAACACCAAGGGGGTGTCACTGAGCCTCAAGGGCATTACACATTACTCATAGTGTCCCCTAGTGGTGACAAATGTATCTTTCCATTTGTCTCCCTCCCTTTAATCCTAATCAGGTTATAGGCACTACGGAGGTCTAACGTCATAAAATGCTTGGCACCCCTGATTTGCCCTACCGCTACAGGTAACAAAGGTAGTGGATAAGGGCATTTCTTGGTGATTTGGTTTAAACCATGATAGTCAACACAAGGCGGCAGACCCCCAACTTTTTTCcacaaagaaaaaaggcaagGCAAGATGGAAGGTCTAATGGGCTAAGGCCTCCTGAATGGGCTAAGGCCTCCTGAATGTACTCCTCAACTGACCACACCTACTCCTTGATCAGAGGATAGACCCCAGACTTGGGTAAAGTAGCACCCACTATGAGATCAATAGCACaccctgaagtgccagaatggaactagaaaattcgaacaagaagctggtgaatatttaacttcagcttcatatcactgaagaattaggggtgggtgatgataaataattgctCCCCTCTttaaaggcatatgatgccctaaatgtaactaaagcccagcagagaggagctgaactttaccctcctctgctgtcgcTGCAGagctacagagcagcactagtagctgttaatgaagtgatgctctttttatttgaggctcACATTTCACtgaggaagatttcaaccactacccctaaTAAATCAGTTCCAGGGGGCAAGGAGACACTTgtaaacaaggggtaggggtaaaattaagaaatgggattgggccgtAGTAACATAATGTCGGTTGAAAACCTCCTGGAGGTTGTTCTGGAGCTtgacagatagacagatgtgtagacagacagacagacagacagacagacagacagtcagacagacagtcagacagacagacagatagatagatagatagatagatagatagatagatgtgtgAAATAGTGTCTGTCTCAGTTGTaagtgtgtttctctctctggttTATTGATgctagtgagtgagagaggcagTTATAACATGTCAGCAGCTGTAAAAAGCCTGGTCAGTCAATGTGGAGCAGCCTGGTTAAAGATAGCACTGTGGGGGCTATTTCTGGAAGAGCTGCTTTGGGCACCTCTTCATTCATGGCCTCTTCAGGAGAGCCATTTCTGACCCTGATTACAGTCACGAGAAGGAGAAGTGCTCCatgacctgagagagagagagagagagagagagagagagagagagacagagagagagagagagagagagagagagagagagaaagagagatagacagaaatacagagagagagagagagttacacaGTATAGATTGAAATACTATAAGCTAGACATGAGGAGATATTTTAGGACCTTTTATGTAAGACTGGATTTCTTTGGAGAGTGTTGAAAAGTTATCAAGTGATAAATAACATTCTGTAATTATACATTTAATgataattcaattcaattcaataatATCATATTTGATATTGATAAATCATCAGCCTGAGATTTGAGCACCACTTTTCAAGGCATTCTAGATGTTAACTGTGTAATAACTGTTCTTTGTCACATCTGTGGTTGACAGTGCCCCTCCTCGCCAGCAGAGGTCACTATCGCCTGAATACTAGTTCAGATCTGGCGCCGGAGTTTAATCATAAGCCATTTTGTTTAGTATGTATCCTATCGGTTCAGTCCCATAACTTTTCTGTTGTGGCCTCCATATTGAGACCGAATGTCTGGCTTTGCTACTCAGCGTGAACGTAACTAGAGGTGAAAGACGGCTAAAATTACCCTCCTTACTCTGGAAGAGTGAAAACGTTTCCTCGACAAACTCAATAAAATAGTCTGAGATCCTTATACACTTTCCCCTGAACTCCTTGGTTCCACTTAAACTGATGGAAGTTTTCCTGACATCTATATTTACCTCATACTCAGCCCCTCTCCCTGTTCTGGAGAGTCTCtcacagcatttaaaagcacagaagcccaccggctcttcaCGCCAGGGTGGGTAAAGGACCCCATGGTGTTGAATAAAGAGGAGGTGAACCCTGTTCATAGGAGGGAAAcaacatcagctaattaacacagacGGGATCAATGCCGGCCTTTAGAGAACTTTAACTAATGCTAACAGCAGAGAGATGAACAGTCGTCCCCCTAACAGAGCTGCAGACCCCCGGGATAACTTTACTCTCcgtttctggagatttaaattAGGTTTGAATGGAGGAACATGAgcgttaaatatcagactgaatgtcgtggGACGGAAAACGACGTTGTGTCTCGACAGACGTGGTTCTGTAAGTCTGctaactaacgagcagaacgagcttcgctgagaagatcattaactctgatcagctctcagcttcattattagagccagacgaaggagaaaaaggtgagacgagctgcttttccaccgtttacaggctttaacgtctgttcagcgctgttaccatggtaacgctgaatgatggtcacACACAGTGGaataaaagcacatgaattctgatctgagcgtcacattaaggtcacatggccacaaattggatatgtatctgatctaggaccgcatcagaaaagatcagatttgtgtccacacagccctgaaaacatcagatctgagtcacattagggtaAATAAATCGGATtagtgccacttcagcctggtaatatGAACGCAGTCTTGCTTACTGATGGTTTTGTGATGTGTTTTGGCTTATGGTTTAACTGGTTACCAGTGGTTAATTCCTATATTGGCAACAGTCCTCCCTTCCTGAATGCTAATATATACATGGAGACACATACAACCAGCACAAACAGTCGATGTTTACATCAGAGACGTTACAAATGAGGAGACCGGCCACTGTTTGAAACATTAATGGGAATAATCGTAGCTCTGCAGTCACAGCCTTCTCATTTTTTCGGGTCAACTTACCACATACAAGTACTCTGTAGTTCAACAATTACAAACCGCACCAccgcagagcaggtactatctggctggtggatcattctcagcactgcagtaatattgacgtggtggtggtgtgttagggtgtgttgtgctggtccgagtggatcagacacagcagtgctgctggagtttttaaacacctcagtgtcgctgctggactgagaacagtccaccaaccaaaactatccagccaacagcgtcctgtgggcagcgtcctgtgaccactgatggagcCACTAGATGATGATGTGACCACTAGAGGAtgagcaacacaaactgtgcagcagcagatgagctgtcgtctctgacgttacatctacaaggtggactgacgaagtaggagtgtctaatagagtggacagtgagtgggcacagtgtttaaaacctccagcagcactgctgtgtctgatttactcgtaccagcacaacacaccttttgttttctgtgtgtataaaaacgtaacatgtcaaaacgaaagaagcgcaaagccagagcgccaatcagggcccagcggtcactttgttcagagctggttttgacctgttggtcataccgacccagtgcagcacgcggttcaacgtcagcgcagcagcgtaaaactttgggagagtctgttcaacataaatgatgaactaacctaactttgtgtaaatagagctcaatatagaaatatgtccacatatgcagtcgagactgacgcggcttttttctgaatttctacaaacaccatttcattttatagtaaatgagtttgggctggttgatgtttatgaacagacgcctacagatcaacatagtaaaggagctcatctgtgatcctgagtttaaagccagtttttattcaacttaaacttggaactaagttgcattaagtgaattaatcttttagtatttttacttttgatatttaagtacatttgagtacttttctacttttaagtacttttactcaagtggaggtgtaaaaggaggaacttctacttttaccgGTTTGTTTAattcgtccaccactgggttTTTGTGACGCTCAAAAATGAGCAACTTCCCTttagactgtatggactgttgAGTAAACCTTAATGCTTCCCTGCTActtcaaactcttttatttgaaaaaaaaagtggggaAAATGTAGTTTTCTATGATGTGGGCCCTTCATCAGAACACTCGCCCGCCCTCTAGCGGCCTTTGTTAAAAATGACATGCAGTGCCTCCTATGGCCACTAGATGgtgacatttatttaaaaaagagcCATTTCTCTCGCCTTAATAGACTGCAGCGATGCGAGGCTCTGAAAACGCTGAAATGAGCAGTGCTGTGATTTTTATGTTGAATAAAGTTGAATAAACCGGTCACATTATGACGACGCGCAGCAtccatgtgtttttttcccaagAGGGTGTAATGTTGATGACGGTAGTcgtaaatctgaaaaactaagttttctttgggagcTATTTTTGCCTCgttgtaagacaaaatagtaCAAGACAAactttccatcatcagcatcgCACATATAAACCCAGAAGACACGTGTAAGCTCACTGGACAGTAGATCAAATGGCCGTTTGTGtggtagacatggtgacccctggttgtGTAAAGACCTcggagtctgtaagtttctccacaGCGCTAAATCAAAGCGAATGACCGGGTTACGGAAAGTCGGTGGACTTGCCCTGAGGTGTGTTTGCGATGTGGTGCGTTTctacacatttactgtttaagTCGTGGTTTTTGGGCCCTTTGTATCTTTTTAGGCTCGCTTTCGTTCCCGGGATACTTTCTCGCTAACGCGGGGCGGTCGTTTTGAGCTGAACGTACTCAGTCCTGCTGTGTTTCACTCCCCGTTTTAAACAGCTGACGGAACAGCCGGGGAGTCTTTCCTGCGCTGATCTGTATACCATGTGTACTGACCGCCGGGCTGACCGCCGCGCTGACCGCGAGTTTACAGATCGGACAGAACTCGCGAATCGCCGCGAGCCGCATTTCAAACGCTGTGGGACGGCGCGCGCACGACTCGCCGCAAGACTGAACGAGAGGAACGGACTGACGTTTGAAAACAGGCGCGAGCTCGAAtattcccattccaccttaaatagtgcagcagtcaGTACTGgctcgaattttcccattccatcttaaatgctCCAGCAGTCAGTACTGgctcgaattttcccattccaccttaaatagtgcagcagtcaGTACTGgctcgaattttcccattccatcttaaatgctCCAGCAGTCAGTACTGgctcgaattttcccattccaccttaaacagtgcagcagtcaGTACTggctcgaattttcccgttccaccttaaatgctgcagcagtcaGTACTggctcgaattttcccgttccaccttaaatagtgcagcagtcaGTACTggctcgaattttcccgttccaccttaaagcaGTTaaccgacttcagcttcgccCGGATTGTGACGGTTG
It contains:
- the cusr gene encoding uncharacterized protein cusr, whose translation is MCLSAAFLLLSLWGSSTYGQYQANFNMAGVTGSVRFDSMKQIANVNLTGTDTAICGSFNLSVTEFPVMYSHMAQPCEEAHIGERVFTFTVDSPDSVVNISSIFEQRSSLEAMSLVVETCNGTKACAAILARSTVTTWQTRFFRQVAGNIYLRQVSGEPGATLLADLVFVDQTDSPVTNVTVFLSQSSATSCAKLLGSLDPNILKNLGQVKVGSPLKPVKSRLEIPTLDTGFRFALVNFRSGYSCGKLSILETKVVSASINMRGVKGQFTFCQPSPFDLTTLTVNLTNLNGRVGPYHIHLFPMPQLRSPPESTCSNDNLGGHWNPFEVNTQASVYPPPRGSTHDRYEVGDLSSRHGSLSNTSDFQANFIDWNLPLFGRNSIVGRSVVLHQPDGTRFACASIGYPGEVITARAVFQSPVVGSILFTQLYGNTYSDVSVFLDLSYGQPSTPATQKHHWHIHSDPISTETDSDEGRCWSTGGHWNPYNINTSLSSYKVNCKPECPFACEVGDLSRKHSLLNLGPGTGQLASKYFFTDTTSWLSGIDTMIGRSVVIHGSDEAGHRIACANLTFLRFPSAQSGPWQGLGSSRGQIYFFQSSPQGATNLNISLTGLEARAAGYHVHLLPLKTGAEACSNENIMGHFNPYGVNISLSPAPGNGTVDQYEIGDISGKFGYLTDQTQFQNHYMDSNMPLSGPNSIIGRSLVIHYRNGTRMQCTDITAANSSDAYWVIAKAMFGGSVTGTITLSQQSFPDGSYSDVSLLVDIRVSKALNVTEASWYITESRTSGLPAGCTGTGRAFNPFNMTARSSSCSQLTPLACEVGDLTGRHGSISLTQRQLFTDSHLQLAGDFTVVYRSLVLMVGNSTIACSDIVPESPSAQQIFPKVTFFSRYGFRKRVADVLDVHVSRVSVLPGALSPMPGGNCQQVTFLVSGQVNLKTLASVKNNEKMGIFKQTAECVRSGARGLLTHSWTTQILSVAAVRLLQAAVLQWTSL